From a region of the Corallococcus coralloides DSM 2259 genome:
- a CDS encoding ATP-binding protein: MTGAMWVSLLACAGQLALAGIALARVGRSPLALPLSLLSIALSTWNFSAFGLARSGDTGWRLMGFAAALMTLPCAVHFILAFVGRRRRSARVLYGTYAVMGALALTMLIAMGVPALEERIYTFRFGLAVAVGVIPILTTGFVLLTRHLRHAVSPDERARAGLMLLGLTLLVALLLTDLAADMALPVPKLGNVGTLLGLPVMATASLRFQLFGKDARATNAAVHAVVLALVGVFAYLTLFRVFAAESGALVVGTTAITFALLAAARRGVTAFVTQRERLEQLATLGRFSAQMAHDLKNPIAALKGAAQYLKEEHARGHSWDAHGDFLDLLLEQVERLDRVAGTYQRLARVEPLRRPLDLNRLVEGVLSLQAFATPGAVELKKELAPDLPECAGDEDLLANALENLVRNAFEAMPEGGTLTVRTLRDGGAVVVEVQDTGSGMDARTRERAFDDFFTTKATGSGLGLAFVRRVAEAHGGTASLTSGEGHGTILRLRLPAAPVSQAPTSEGEAA, translated from the coding sequence ATGACGGGCGCCATGTGGGTCAGCCTGCTGGCGTGCGCGGGGCAGCTCGCGCTCGCCGGCATCGCGCTCGCCCGCGTGGGACGAAGCCCCCTGGCGCTGCCGCTGTCGCTGCTGTCCATCGCGCTGTCCACCTGGAACTTCTCCGCCTTCGGACTGGCGCGTTCGGGGGACACCGGCTGGCGGCTGATGGGCTTCGCCGCGGCGCTGATGACGCTGCCGTGCGCGGTGCACTTCATCCTCGCGTTCGTGGGCCGCCGCCGCCGCTCCGCCCGGGTCCTGTACGGCACCTACGCGGTGATGGGCGCGCTCGCGCTGACCATGCTCATCGCCATGGGCGTGCCCGCGCTGGAAGAGCGCATCTACACCTTCCGCTTCGGTCTCGCGGTCGCCGTGGGCGTCATCCCCATCCTCACCACGGGCTTCGTGCTGCTCACGCGCCACCTGCGCCACGCGGTCTCCCCGGACGAGCGAGCGCGAGCAGGCCTGATGCTGCTGGGGCTCACGCTGCTCGTCGCGCTGCTGCTCACGGACCTGGCGGCGGACATGGCGCTGCCCGTGCCGAAGCTGGGCAACGTGGGCACGCTGCTGGGCCTGCCGGTGATGGCCACCGCGTCCCTGCGCTTCCAGCTCTTCGGCAAGGACGCGCGCGCGACGAACGCGGCGGTGCACGCCGTCGTGCTCGCGCTGGTGGGAGTGTTCGCCTACCTCACGCTCTTCCGCGTCTTCGCCGCTGAATCCGGAGCGCTCGTCGTGGGCACCACCGCCATCACCTTCGCGCTGCTCGCGGCGGCGCGGCGGGGCGTCACCGCCTTCGTCACCCAGCGCGAGCGCCTGGAGCAACTGGCCACATTGGGCCGCTTCTCCGCGCAGATGGCGCACGACCTGAAGAACCCCATCGCCGCGCTCAAGGGCGCCGCGCAGTACCTGAAAGAGGAACACGCGCGCGGCCACTCCTGGGACGCGCACGGGGACTTCCTCGACCTGCTACTGGAGCAGGTGGAGCGCCTGGACCGCGTGGCGGGCACGTACCAGCGCCTCGCGCGAGTCGAACCCCTGCGCCGGCCGCTGGACCTGAACCGGCTGGTGGAGGGAGTGCTGTCGCTCCAGGCCTTCGCGACCCCGGGCGCGGTGGAGCTCAAGAAGGAGCTCGCCCCCGACCTACCCGAGTGCGCCGGAGACGAGGACCTGCTCGCCAACGCACTGGAGAACCTGGTGCGCAACGCCTTCGAGGCCATGCCCGAGGGCGGCACCCTCACCGTGCGCACGCTGCGGGATGGCGGCGCGGTGGTGGTGGAGGTGCAGGACACCGGCAGCGGCATGGACGCGCGCACGCGCGAGCGGGCCTTCGACGACTTCTTCACCACCAAGGCGACGGGCAGCGGCCTGGGGCTGGCCTTCGTGAGGCGCGTGGCGGAGGCGCACGGAGGCACTGCGTCCCTGACGAGCGGCGAGGGCCATGGCACCATCCTCCGCCTGCGCCTGCCGGCGGCCCCCGTTTCCCAGGCCCCGACATCCGAGGGAGAAGCCGCGTGA
- a CDS encoding FrgA protein encodes MPSRLAQHLVSRALLTQEQAGELLRQHQAQGGHLDTALLERGLSEADVLAMMGEVSGFRPVNLVDFEPNLEVASFIPPKIAERLSVVPLSLDGNTLHVACAYPVPKKELDEVGFLLGKPLELWVAVELRVREWISIIYRQPMPPRFVQLAETVAQQAGALTPPPPPPPDDESMTVDMVEQLARNVAQEPVPAEARPAASREPEPADIPPPAYVREPLRLNTSAGPVTTARAVQRPTPPPAPTDIPPPAYTREPLRLNMPGTPARAAPPAQAPNRGASGNAAPPTLYPPGERPLPPPQSVPVLMPVGPAGTSAAAPQGSAQGGRPAAPGAFATPPQAAGRPAPPAQQGPTTQGFGGPGTAQGISATQGFGGPGTTAQGAGTQGPATQGFGGQGPATTGQGARPGPPGQGPQGTPPAAQPAQGQARPGTTVQSAQGASPTAPPPASRTGAPAQPPGARPAVWPPAPEQQARAAQTATPTQPPVPPAAPRGEPSFIIFSNPASTQGANRPRAPEPAPVPGASSAPDAAVPEWTLPQARSALRESTRDLDRLLDVALRFGRRTFDYVAAFAVVRGAAGGWDSRGEGLDANALSLVSIPLDASSVFRTVAVTRGSYAGPLPPDALTRHYLELFGRQAPRTVFLYPVEVKGRLVAILYGDCGQKPMSQRRLSDYILFCQDLPAAFQELILFRKQRVSELRAPEEDITIDVDVPGFPAPVQPAPAPAVVAGLGWNPVFGRGGVANLGRAAALPPRVLSPEELPPPDFTPLLRRLTGPDASQRSSAIAELARSPEASARVLAQHFPGPTAWSRLPVVELPEADELGPIPAALSRLGRPAAVALAPLLDSNDADTRYLALLTAGNLPYAELVDGVLRGLFDMEPDISSAARVAAAALKHLPRLDASLRDLRQELASRDALRRSLAARALGTLHDRDAIEGLINLTGSDDAMCAQAAAEALREVTRATLGLQPRQWSAWWAENRSRRRADWLVAALRHRELDVRLAAIEELSRALHDTLGYYADAPDAEREAAVRRWESAAVDPANARRLGML; translated from the coding sequence ATGCCTTCGCGTCTTGCCCAGCACCTCGTCTCGCGCGCCCTCCTGACCCAGGAGCAGGCCGGGGAGTTGTTGCGTCAGCATCAGGCCCAGGGTGGCCACCTGGACACCGCGCTCCTGGAGCGCGGCCTCTCCGAAGCGGACGTCCTCGCGATGATGGGCGAGGTCTCCGGCTTCCGGCCCGTGAACCTGGTGGACTTCGAGCCCAACCTCGAGGTCGCCAGCTTCATCCCCCCGAAAATCGCTGAGCGCCTGAGCGTCGTCCCCCTGTCCCTGGACGGGAACACGCTGCACGTGGCGTGCGCCTACCCGGTGCCCAAGAAGGAGCTGGACGAAGTCGGCTTCCTCCTGGGCAAGCCGCTGGAGCTGTGGGTCGCCGTCGAGCTGCGGGTGCGCGAGTGGATCTCCATCATCTACCGCCAGCCGATGCCGCCCCGCTTCGTGCAGCTGGCCGAGACCGTGGCCCAGCAGGCCGGAGCGCTCACGCCGCCTCCGCCACCGCCGCCGGACGACGAGTCGATGACGGTGGACATGGTGGAGCAGCTGGCGCGCAACGTGGCCCAGGAGCCCGTGCCCGCGGAAGCCCGTCCCGCCGCCTCGCGTGAGCCCGAGCCCGCGGACATCCCGCCCCCCGCGTACGTGCGCGAGCCGCTGCGCCTGAACACCTCCGCGGGCCCGGTGACGACGGCCCGCGCGGTCCAGCGCCCCACTCCGCCACCGGCGCCCACCGACATTCCGCCCCCCGCGTACACGCGCGAGCCCCTGCGGCTGAACATGCCGGGCACGCCCGCGCGCGCCGCGCCTCCCGCGCAGGCCCCGAACCGGGGCGCGTCGGGCAATGCCGCGCCGCCGACGCTCTACCCGCCGGGAGAGCGGCCCCTACCGCCGCCGCAGTCCGTGCCCGTGCTGATGCCCGTGGGGCCGGCCGGCACGTCCGCCGCCGCGCCGCAGGGTTCCGCCCAGGGCGGTCGCCCCGCCGCGCCCGGTGCGTTCGCCACGCCGCCGCAGGCCGCGGGCCGTCCCGCCCCCCCCGCGCAGCAGGGTCCCACGACGCAGGGCTTCGGAGGCCCGGGCACCGCGCAGGGTATCTCCGCGACGCAGGGCTTTGGCGGACCTGGCACCACCGCGCAGGGCGCGGGCACTCAGGGTCCCGCGACGCAGGGCTTTGGCGGCCAGGGCCCCGCGACCACGGGCCAGGGTGCTCGACCGGGCCCCCCCGGTCAGGGGCCCCAGGGCACGCCCCCGGCCGCGCAGCCGGCACAGGGCCAGGCTCGACCGGGCACCACCGTCCAGAGCGCGCAGGGTGCGTCCCCCACCGCGCCTCCGCCCGCGAGCCGCACCGGCGCCCCCGCCCAGCCCCCGGGAGCCCGTCCCGCGGTGTGGCCTCCCGCGCCCGAGCAGCAGGCCCGCGCGGCCCAGACCGCCACGCCGACCCAGCCGCCGGTTCCCCCGGCGGCGCCCCGGGGCGAGCCGTCGTTCATCATCTTCAGCAACCCCGCGTCCACGCAGGGCGCGAACCGTCCTCGCGCGCCGGAGCCCGCTCCCGTCCCGGGTGCCTCCAGCGCGCCGGATGCCGCCGTGCCGGAGTGGACGCTGCCCCAGGCCCGCTCCGCGCTGCGGGAGTCGACGCGGGACCTGGACCGCCTGCTGGACGTGGCGCTGCGCTTCGGCCGCCGCACGTTCGACTACGTGGCCGCCTTCGCCGTCGTGCGCGGCGCCGCGGGTGGCTGGGACTCGCGCGGTGAGGGCCTGGACGCGAACGCCCTCTCCCTGGTCTCCATCCCCCTGGACGCGAGCAGCGTCTTCCGCACCGTCGCCGTCACGCGCGGCAGCTACGCGGGCCCGCTGCCGCCGGACGCGCTCACGCGGCACTACCTGGAGCTCTTCGGCCGCCAGGCCCCGCGCACCGTCTTCCTGTACCCGGTGGAGGTGAAGGGCCGCCTCGTGGCCATCCTCTACGGCGACTGTGGCCAGAAGCCGATGAGCCAGCGCCGGCTCAGCGACTACATCCTGTTCTGCCAGGACCTGCCGGCCGCCTTCCAGGAGCTCATCCTCTTCCGCAAGCAGCGCGTGTCCGAGCTGCGCGCGCCGGAGGAGGACATCACCATCGACGTGGACGTGCCCGGCTTCCCGGCCCCGGTGCAGCCCGCGCCGGCGCCCGCCGTGGTCGCGGGGCTCGGCTGGAACCCCGTCTTCGGCCGGGGAGGCGTGGCCAACCTGGGCCGCGCCGCCGCCCTGCCCCCGCGCGTGCTCTCGCCGGAGGAGCTCCCGCCCCCGGACTTCACGCCGCTCCTGCGCCGGCTCACCGGCCCGGACGCGTCCCAGCGCTCCAGCGCCATCGCGGAGCTGGCGCGCTCACCGGAAGCCAGCGCCCGCGTGCTCGCGCAGCACTTCCCCGGCCCCACCGCCTGGAGCCGACTGCCCGTCGTGGAGCTGCCGGAAGCGGACGAGCTGGGCCCCATCCCCGCCGCCCTGTCGCGCCTGGGCCGTCCCGCGGCCGTCGCGCTGGCGCCGCTGCTGGATTCGAACGACGCGGACACGCGCTACCTGGCGCTGCTCACCGCGGGCAACCTGCCCTACGCGGAGCTGGTGGACGGCGTGCTGCGCGGCCTGTTCGACATGGAGCCGGACATCTCCAGCGCCGCGCGAGTCGCCGCCGCCGCGCTCAAGCACCTGCCGCGCCTGGACGCGTCCCTGCGCGACCTGCGCCAGGAGCTGGCCAGCCGGGACGCGCTGCGCCGCTCGCTGGCGGCCCGTGCGCTGGGCACGCTGCACGACCGCGACGCCATCGAGGGCCTCATCAACCTCACCGGCAGCGACGACGCCATGTGCGCGCAGGCCGCGGCGGAAGCGCTGCGCGAAGTCACCCGCGCCACGCTGGGCCTCCAGCCGCGCCAGTGGTCGGCGTGGTGGGCGGAGAACCGCAGCCGCCGCCGCGCGGACTGGCTGGTGGCGGCGCTGCGCCACCGCGAGCTAGACGTGCGGCTCGCCGCCATCGAGGAGCTGAGCCGCGCCCTGCACGACACGCTGGGCTACTACGCGGACGCGCCCGACGCGGAGCGCGAGGCCGCGGTGCGGCGCTGGGAGTCCGCGGCGGTCGACCCCGCCAACGCCCGCCGGCTGGGCATGCTCTGA
- a CDS encoding RDD family protein, producing MSKCLKCGASLPPVGDCPACAANAARPPAVAPVPSLLDRDIHIDRRKAGDRMAQDMGGDPITLNSEPLEPETLRGTPAFAMEPPRGPVTPPGMTPSVRPGMAPVPSAAPRAAAPAVRASHPAPAPQADATIRAAAPTARPASPQAAPAARPAAPQAAPTTRPASPQADATVRAAAPAARPAAPQADASQADCDDSRGGSDRAPCFAPGGCDDSRGGSGGAPCRAQADAAVRAAAPARAAQPQTDASQADAAAPAARPAQAERAPAPHAEGQPVRAPAQQAPRAAAPMPPRATPPAGNAPAGAVQPPRPAAPPPGVAPVAAVPPRAAPTAALSEPGFQNPGVAVPRAAQPPEPRPGSAPTPAYGTEPHIPRPQAASGQPRGNAVQGSPGLPRMDAQAQAASGPPRGNAQASGLPHMDSASQAQASGLPRMDGAQSQAPGLPRPAAGPSSAEHWDASQASSRLPLMDAPAQASGPSRRDAAPGLPVMEDPAILPPLETPAFATSPATAPGVSRMEASPVPAPAAPAKSKAPAPSAVPAAGEVHARPASLWRRLLSFTVDTAAISAVAAAYITLASSVAGVKGPQPGLTGLDAFVAWLRAMHSVLLPGVVLVLVLATVYCAVAAFLWNGRTLGRLLLGLRLVDTHGMAPTPGRAIFRALLAGLSFVLFLGGFWMALFDRRGQTLHDKLTSTFVVQPS from the coding sequence TTGTCCAAGTGCCTGAAGTGCGGCGCCTCGCTGCCGCCGGTCGGAGATTGCCCCGCTTGCGCCGCCAATGCCGCGCGCCCACCCGCGGTGGCCCCCGTCCCGAGCCTGCTCGACCGCGACATCCATATTGATCGCCGCAAGGCCGGGGACCGCATGGCCCAGGACATGGGTGGCGACCCCATCACCCTGAACAGCGAACCGCTGGAGCCGGAGACGCTGCGCGGCACGCCGGCCTTCGCGATGGAGCCACCTCGCGGCCCTGTCACCCCGCCGGGCATGACGCCCTCGGTTCGTCCGGGGATGGCGCCTGTGCCGTCCGCCGCGCCTCGCGCCGCCGCACCCGCCGTGCGCGCGTCCCATCCGGCTCCCGCGCCCCAAGCCGATGCGACGATTCGCGCGGCGGCTCCGACCGCGCGTCCTGCTTCGCCCCAGGCGGCTCCAGCGGCGCGTCCTGCCGCGCCCCAGGCGGCTCCGACCACGCGCCCTGCTTCGCCCCAGGCGGATGCGACGGTTCGCGCGGCGGCTCCGGCGGCGCGTCCGGCCGCGCCCCAGGCGGATGCGTCCCAAGCCGACTGCGACGATTCGCGCGGCGGCTCCGACCGCGCGCCCTGCTTCGCCCCAGGCGGATGCGACGATTCGCGCGGCGGCTCCGGCGGCGCGCCCTGCCGCGCCCAGGCGGATGCGGCGGTTCGCGCGGCGGCTCCGGCACGCGCGGCTCAGCCCCAGACGGATGCGTCCCAGGCGGATGCGGCGGCTCCGGCTGCGCGTCCTGCTCAGGCCGAGCGCGCCCCCGCGCCGCACGCGGAGGGTCAGCCGGTCCGGGCTCCCGCGCAGCAGGCCCCCCGGGCGGCGGCCCCCATGCCTCCTCGCGCCACGCCTCCCGCGGGGAACGCGCCTGCTGGCGCCGTGCAGCCTCCGCGTCCCGCCGCACCGCCTCCGGGTGTTGCGCCGGTGGCCGCCGTGCCCCCGCGCGCCGCGCCCACCGCGGCCCTGTCGGAGCCGGGCTTCCAGAATCCTGGCGTCGCCGTGCCTCGCGCCGCGCAGCCTCCGGAGCCCCGCCCGGGCTCCGCGCCCACGCCGGCCTACGGCACGGAGCCGCACATTCCGCGCCCCCAGGCCGCCTCGGGCCAGCCGCGTGGCAACGCCGTCCAGGGGTCGCCCGGGCTGCCTCGCATGGACGCGCAGGCCCAGGCCGCCTCCGGCCCGCCGCGTGGCAACGCCCAGGCTTCCGGCTTGCCGCACATGGATTCGGCCTCGCAGGCCCAGGCCTCCGGCCTGCCCCGGATGGATGGCGCACAGTCCCAGGCCCCCGGGCTTCCCCGCCCCGCCGCCGGACCGTCGTCCGCCGAGCACTGGGATGCATCACAGGCGTCTTCCCGCCTGCCCTTGATGGATGCTCCCGCGCAGGCCTCCGGTCCGTCTCGCCGGGACGCCGCTCCGGGCCTTCCCGTCATGGAAGACCCGGCCATCCTGCCCCCGCTGGAGACGCCGGCCTTCGCGACGTCCCCGGCGACTGCTCCGGGAGTGTCCCGCATGGAAGCCTCGCCCGTCCCTGCCCCCGCCGCCCCCGCGAAGTCGAAGGCCCCGGCGCCTTCGGCGGTCCCGGCCGCTGGCGAAGTCCACGCGCGCCCCGCCTCGCTGTGGCGCCGGCTGCTGTCCTTCACCGTCGACACCGCGGCCATCAGCGCCGTGGCGGCGGCCTACATCACCCTGGCCTCGTCGGTCGCGGGCGTGAAGGGTCCCCAGCCGGGATTGACCGGGCTGGACGCGTTCGTCGCCTGGCTGCGCGCGATGCACTCCGTGCTGCTGCCGGGCGTGGTCCTGGTGCTGGTGCTCGCCACCGTGTACTGCGCGGTCGCGGCCTTCCTGTGGAATGGACGCACCCTGGGACGGTTGCTCCTGGGCCTGCGGCTGGTGGACACCCATGGCATGGCGCCCACCCCGGGCCGGGCCATCTTCCGGGCGCTGCTCGCCGGGCTTTCCTTCGTTCTCTTCCTGGGCGGTTTCTGGATGGCGCTGTTCGACCGCCGCGGACAGACGCTCCATGACAAACTGACGTCCACCTTCGTCGTCCAACCGAGCTGA
- a CDS encoding GlsB/YeaQ/YmgE family stress response membrane protein gives MGIIAFIIIGLIAGLIARAILPGKQSMGLVATTLLGMVGSLVGGLIGSLFERNGRLFDLHASGIIMSVVGAIIVLLLVGAAGRRRVHA, from the coding sequence ATGGGGATCATCGCATTCATCATCATCGGCCTCATCGCGGGCCTCATCGCCCGGGCCATCCTGCCGGGCAAGCAGAGCATGGGGCTGGTGGCCACGACCCTGTTGGGCATGGTGGGTTCTCTGGTGGGCGGCCTCATCGGCTCGCTCTTCGAGCGCAACGGTCGGCTGTTCGACCTGCATGCCTCGGGCATCATCATGTCGGTCGTGGGAGCCATCATCGTGCTTCTCCTGGTGGGAGCAGCGGGACGGCGCCGCGTCCACGCCTAG
- a CDS encoding 16S rRNA (uracil(1498)-N(3))-methyltransferase encodes MVRLFVPLPDPAPADVTLTGERRHYLVHVLRLEDGDALEVFDGKGRAFEARVTGLAAESVRLVLGAVRVTPPAREMSVLQGLPKGDKLELVLQKGTELGATAFHPVATARSVVKLEPKRAEERTQRWAKIVEEAARQCRRDDVPVVHPPRPLLDAARALTPGTLLLVLDEEESAVPLGEAFRSVAPGTPVALVIGPEGGLAREEVDGLRGLGARPVTLGSRILRTETAALAALAVMQHLDGSLG; translated from the coding sequence GTGGTCCGCCTCTTCGTTCCCCTGCCCGACCCCGCCCCCGCCGACGTGACGCTCACGGGCGAGCGCCGCCACTACCTCGTCCACGTGCTGCGGTTGGAGGACGGCGACGCGCTGGAGGTGTTCGACGGCAAGGGCCGCGCCTTCGAGGCGCGCGTCACCGGGCTTGCCGCGGAGTCCGTGCGGCTGGTGCTGGGGGCCGTGCGGGTGACGCCGCCCGCGCGCGAGATGAGCGTGCTGCAGGGACTGCCCAAGGGCGACAAGCTGGAGCTGGTGCTGCAGAAGGGCACGGAGCTGGGCGCCACCGCGTTCCATCCCGTGGCCACGGCGCGCAGCGTGGTGAAGCTGGAGCCGAAGCGCGCCGAGGAGCGCACCCAGCGGTGGGCGAAGATTGTGGAGGAGGCCGCGCGCCAGTGCCGGCGCGACGATGTGCCGGTGGTGCATCCGCCCCGGCCGCTGCTGGACGCGGCGCGCGCGCTGACGCCGGGCACGCTGCTGCTGGTGCTGGATGAAGAGGAGTCCGCGGTGCCGCTGGGCGAGGCGTTCCGGAGCGTGGCGCCGGGGACGCCGGTGGCGCTGGTGATTGGCCCCGAGGGCGGGCTCGCTCGAGAGGAGGTGGACGGGCTGCGTGGGTTGGGCGCGCGGCCGGTGACGCTGGGCTCGCGCATCCTGCGCACGGAGACGGCGGCGCTGGCGGCGCTCGCGGTGATGCAGCACCTGGATGGGTCGCTCGGTTAG
- a CDS encoding asparaginase — translation MATLVIESTRSGFVESLHTVSVAVVSAEGTRVAYAGDPERVTFWRSAAKPFQSLPMVQDGAADRYGFGPRELALSCASHSSEPVHRALAMQMLSASGCEERHLACGPHPPLSPAVAEEALKAGVVLTPRWNNCSGKHAGMLALARHHGWDVHGYASDGHPVQERIQEEIAKWTGLPSDALVKAVDGCLAVCFGLPLSAMATAWARFGVSEAPAARRLREAMLAHPELVAGRGRACTDLMTAFGGEAVVKIGAEGVYCAALPRARLGVAVKVEDGDARCAAPALLGVLRLLAEAQGLSLPMTGLEHHAEPRILNTRNEAVGSLRAAGTLAFV, via the coding sequence ATGGCCACCCTCGTCATCGAGTCCACCCGCTCCGGCTTCGTCGAATCCCTCCACACCGTGTCCGTCGCGGTGGTGAGCGCGGAGGGCACGCGCGTCGCGTACGCGGGCGACCCGGAGCGCGTCACCTTCTGGCGCTCGGCGGCGAAGCCCTTCCAGTCGCTGCCCATGGTCCAGGACGGGGCCGCGGACCGCTACGGCTTCGGCCCGCGCGAGCTGGCGCTCTCGTGCGCGTCCCACTCCAGCGAGCCCGTGCACCGCGCCCTCGCCATGCAGATGCTGAGCGCTTCCGGCTGCGAGGAGCGCCACCTCGCGTGCGGCCCGCACCCGCCGCTGTCGCCCGCGGTCGCGGAGGAGGCGCTCAAGGCGGGCGTGGTGCTCACGCCCCGGTGGAACAACTGCTCCGGCAAGCACGCGGGGATGCTCGCGCTGGCGAGGCACCACGGCTGGGACGTCCACGGCTACGCCAGCGACGGCCACCCGGTGCAGGAGCGCATCCAGGAGGAAATCGCGAAGTGGACGGGCCTGCCGAGTGACGCGCTGGTGAAGGCCGTGGACGGCTGCCTCGCCGTCTGCTTCGGCCTGCCGCTCAGCGCCATGGCCACCGCGTGGGCCCGCTTCGGCGTCTCGGAAGCGCCCGCCGCGCGCCGCCTGCGGGAGGCCATGCTCGCGCACCCGGAGCTGGTCGCGGGCAGGGGCCGCGCGTGCACGGACCTGATGACCGCCTTCGGGGGCGAGGCCGTGGTGAAGATTGGCGCGGAGGGCGTCTACTGCGCCGCGCTGCCCCGGGCCCGCCTGGGCGTGGCCGTCAAGGTGGAGGACGGCGACGCCCGCTGCGCCGCGCCCGCGCTCCTCGGCGTCCTGCGCCTCCTCGCGGAAGCGCAGGGCCTGTCCCTGCCCATGACGGGCCTGGAGCACCACGCGGAGCCGCGCATCCTCAACACCCGGAACGAAGCCGTGGGCTCCCTGCGCGCGGCCGGGACCCTCGCGTTCGTCTGA
- a CDS encoding 50S ribosomal protein L11 methyltransferase codes for MSQTYLSLTVDIAEEASEILQDLLHEAGALGLEVRDAETPTMPGVRAPVKGESIVVAYFEDRESAEEARDAVAESHPTARLSLDEQPQQDWSNEWKSLIKSVQVGRLWVGPPWDVANAPADKVKLVIEPKMAFGTGDHPTTSLCLAAVDDFMSTHPGASVLDVGTGTGVLAIAAKKLGAGHVVGTDNDPTSVELAQENCADNQTPDLDISGRELTEVPGTFDLVLANILANTLIELAPLIVPKAKDRLVLAGVLAHQRADVEAAYRNLGCTVLEGAQQGEWVRIDLKR; via the coding sequence ATGTCCCAGACCTACTTGTCACTCACCGTGGATATCGCGGAGGAGGCCTCCGAAATCCTCCAGGACCTGCTCCATGAGGCCGGCGCCCTGGGCCTGGAGGTCCGCGACGCGGAGACGCCCACCATGCCGGGCGTGCGCGCCCCCGTGAAGGGCGAGTCCATCGTCGTCGCCTACTTCGAGGACCGCGAGAGCGCGGAAGAAGCCCGCGACGCGGTGGCGGAGAGCCACCCCACCGCGCGCCTGTCCCTGGACGAGCAGCCCCAGCAGGACTGGAGCAACGAGTGGAAGTCGCTCATCAAGTCCGTGCAGGTGGGCCGCCTGTGGGTGGGCCCGCCCTGGGACGTGGCGAACGCGCCGGCGGACAAGGTGAAGCTCGTCATCGAGCCGAAGATGGCCTTCGGCACGGGGGACCACCCCACCACGTCGCTGTGCCTTGCGGCCGTGGATGACTTCATGTCCACGCACCCGGGCGCGAGCGTCCTGGACGTGGGCACCGGCACGGGCGTGCTCGCCATCGCGGCGAAGAAGCTGGGCGCGGGCCACGTGGTGGGCACCGACAACGACCCCACCTCCGTGGAGCTGGCCCAGGAGAACTGCGCGGACAACCAGACGCCCGACCTGGACATCTCCGGGCGCGAGCTGACGGAAGTGCCCGGCACCTTCGACCTGGTGCTCGCGAACATCCTGGCGAACACGCTGATTGAGCTGGCGCCCCTCATCGTGCCCAAGGCGAAGGACCGGCTGGTGCTGGCCGGCGTGCTCGCGCACCAGCGCGCGGACGTGGAGGCCGCGTACCGCAACCTGGGGTGCACCGTGCTGGAGGGCGCGCAGCAGGGCGAGTGGGTGCGCATCGACTTGAAGCGCTAG